The DNA segment TGGACAATCTGAATCTTGTTCTGCGTGCAGAGATGGAGACGGTGGTGGGAAAACTGTCGGCACGTCTGCGATATGACGAGGCGAACGACTTCTATCAGTGCAAGAACTGCGGTCTGATGACGACGTTTAATAATGCGTGTACCACCAACTTTGCCTGCGAACAGTGCGGTGAGATGCTGGTGCATTTCGATGATGAACTGCTGGTATCGGCACTGAAGACCCGCGTTGAAAAGATGCGCGAGGATCTTTCGGATGCCTGAGAATCAGTACTCTTCAATTCTTTTTTCCGTCGGATGCGACTCCGGCGTGGTCCGGCACTGTGAGGTTGTTGCATCCGTTGCCGCGCGGTTTTCCGGTGATTCGGTGGATAATGCCCTGGTCTGTGCGGGGTCGATGATGCATGATATCGGACGGTCCGTAACCCATGATATCTCCCATGCGCAGGAAGGGGCACGCATATGCCGTGCACGGGGCGAGCGTGAAGCACTGACGCAGATTGTGCTCCGGCATACGGGTGCGGGACTGGACGCGGATGAGTGCACGCTTCTCGGACTGCTGCCTCGGGACTGCGTGCCGCAGACACTTGAGGAGAAGATTGTGGCGCATGCGGACAATCTGGTGAAGGGGTCGAAGGTGATCTCCATTGAGGAGCGGATGATGCGGATTGCGGATCTGTCGGCCCGATCAAAAAAGAAAATATGGCGGCTCGCGATGGAAGTTGAGCTGCTGGGGTGATGCCGGGCGTTTACAGCCCGCAGATCTCGCGCAGAAGTATTTCCGCCTCACGTTCGCGGGGACCGCCGCATTTGGCAACGATTCCCAGATGATACTCAATGAGATTGCGGAGGTGATCGTCTTTGGTGTACACGTACCGTGTTGCGTGTACGGTTGCGTCGATGACGCTGTTGAAGCCCCGGTTGATCGGGTGCGGTTCCTCACGAACATACTCGGAAGCCACCGGCAGGAGGTCGATGTAGCAGGTTTTATCTGTTTCATGCAGAACGGTTGTCCGGAACGCCATCCATGCATCTGCTGAGACCAGACGCTGCATCATAAT comes from the Methanocorpusculum vombati genome and includes:
- a CDS encoding transcription factor; amino-acid sequence: MTAITEEQLKNPAIFQYLLKLVGEEGIELLRRCPNEELSDEDIAAKTEINLNSVRHTLYNLYEHRLAEYRRIKNNETGWLTYLWVMRMDNLNLVLRAEMETVVGKLSARLRYDEANDFYQCKNCGLMTTFNNACTTNFACEQCGEMLVHFDDELLVSALKTRVEKMREDLSDA
- a CDS encoding HDIG domain-containing metalloprotein, translated to MPENQYSSILFSVGCDSGVVRHCEVVASVAARFSGDSVDNALVCAGSMMHDIGRSVTHDISHAQEGARICRARGEREALTQIVLRHTGAGLDADECTLLGLLPRDCVPQTLEEKIVAHADNLVKGSKVISIEERMMRIADLSARSKKKIWRLAMEVELLG
- a CDS encoding DUF447 domain-containing protein, which produces MGLLSEGITEVIAVTQDNAAPMGIIVKPGMSPRMVLFKGSKTVANILEYGWVTANFVSDCYLYPQYAFSDVAPDDLADVFVGGIMMQRLVSADAWMAFRTTVLHETDKTCYIDLLPVASEYVREEPHPINRGFNSVIDATVHATRYVYTKDDHLRNLIEYHLGIVAKCGGPREREAEILLREICGL